A genomic segment from Dietzia psychralcaliphila encodes:
- the rpsT gene encoding 30S ribosomal protein S20: protein MANIKSQKKRNLTNERNRLRNQSTKSALRSAIRSLREATEAGDKAKAGALLVATSRQLDKAATKGVIHQNQAANKKSSLAKAVNAL from the coding sequence GTGGCCAACATCAAGTCCCAGAAGAAGCGCAACCTCACCAACGAGCGCAACCGCCTCCGCAACCAGTCGACCAAGTCGGCTCTGCGCTCCGCCATCCGCAGCCTGCGTGAGGCCACCGAGGCCGGCGACAAGGCCAAGGCCGGTGCCCTCCTCGTGGCGACCTCGCGTCAGCTCGACAAGGCCGCCACCAAGGGTGTCATCCACCAGAACCAGGCAGCCAACAAGAAGTCGTCGCTCGCCAAGGCCGTCAACGCGCTCTGA
- a CDS encoding CGNR zinc finger domain-containing protein: protein MYINPYGADPVTLAADLAGRRPRTTRELVDRCRESGVTIDRDASDADLDEVLTFLDDWLVVVDTTDPRGRADALNALLAEHSAPPRLTDHDGHWHVHYRADDVSFARLLTAMFSVGTALHLTSRGIDRLARCAADDCEDVFADTTRNGRKRYCSTRCTNRSAVRRHRARN from the coding sequence GTGTATATCAACCCTTACGGGGCCGATCCGGTGACACTGGCCGCCGACCTGGCGGGCCGCCGCCCCCGCACCACCCGTGAACTGGTGGACCGCTGCCGGGAGTCGGGTGTGACCATCGACCGGGACGCCTCCGACGCGGACCTGGACGAGGTGCTGACGTTCCTCGACGACTGGCTCGTCGTCGTCGACACCACCGACCCCCGCGGGCGGGCCGACGCGCTCAACGCCCTGCTCGCCGAACACTCGGCTCCGCCGCGACTCACCGACCACGACGGCCACTGGCACGTGCACTACCGCGCCGACGACGTCTCGTTCGCCCGCCTGCTCACCGCCATGTTCTCGGTGGGCACCGCACTTCACCTGACCTCGCGCGGCATCGACCGGCTGGCGAGGTGCGCGGCCGACGACTGCGAGGACGTCTTCGCCGACACCACCCGAAACGGGCGCAAGCGGTACTGCTCGACCCGCTGCACCAACCGGTCCGCCGTACGGCGTCACAGGGCGAGGAACTGA
- a CDS encoding DegV family protein, with translation MTIRLVTDSSADLPEEWVREFGITVVGLHVVEEGDRAVSTAAVTPDELTAIYQELLDDPDCTGIVSVHLSRELSRTWESAADAATRFGGRVLVSDSRCAGMAFGAAVAQCAWAANNGLGLSATYELAERICRGASTFAALESLESLRRGGRISAVAAIFGSALAMRPIIVLRNGSVDLAAKARTTSKAHERLRALLRDEIGRGDVLVVVHHHEAPERAQEMATEIRKETPFPERVLVVEFDEVLAWHLGPGTVGVSVTDLVDTGFPISAVSPQDGD, from the coding sequence ATGACCATCCGCCTGGTCACCGACTCCAGCGCCGACCTCCCCGAGGAGTGGGTTCGCGAGTTCGGCATCACCGTGGTGGGTCTGCACGTGGTCGAGGAGGGGGACCGCGCGGTCTCGACGGCCGCGGTCACCCCCGACGAGCTGACGGCCATCTACCAGGAGCTCCTCGACGACCCGGACTGCACGGGCATCGTCTCCGTCCACCTCTCGCGTGAGCTCTCCCGGACGTGGGAGTCCGCAGCCGACGCCGCTACGAGATTCGGGGGCCGGGTCCTGGTCTCGGACTCCCGGTGCGCCGGGATGGCGTTCGGCGCCGCTGTTGCCCAGTGCGCGTGGGCGGCGAACAACGGGCTCGGCCTGTCCGCCACGTACGAGCTCGCCGAGCGGATCTGCCGTGGGGCGTCCACGTTCGCCGCTCTGGAATCACTGGAGAGCCTGCGCCGAGGGGGCCGGATCAGCGCCGTCGCCGCGATCTTCGGCAGTGCGTTGGCCATGCGCCCGATCATCGTGCTGCGCAACGGTTCGGTCGACCTGGCCGCCAAGGCCCGGACCACGTCCAAGGCGCACGAGAGGTTGCGCGCGCTGCTGCGCGACGAGATCGGCCGCGGCGACGTGCTGGTGGTCGTCCACCATCACGAGGCCCCGGAGCGGGCTCAGGAGATGGCCACCGAGATCCGTAAGGAGACCCCGTTCCCCGAGCGGGTCCTCGTCGTCGAGTTCGACGAGGTCCTGGCCTGGCACCTGGGGCCCGGGACGGTGGGCGTCTCGGTGACCGACCTGGTGGACACCGGATTCCCCATCTCCGCGGTCTCTCCACAGGACGGCGACTGA
- a CDS encoding TSUP family transporter, whose product MPQSLAGLAASPALGISLWVLVSLVLAAFVAGWVDSVVGGGGLIQLPALVIALPADASTPEILGTNKLSSVAGTLVASLTYLRKIRVPVGMVLPLVVAAFAGSAAGSSVARFIPRDLLTPVVLVAVVAVGAYTWFRPTMGRTHEDRYTGWARTWRSALIGVLIGFYDGVLGPGTGSFFVIAIVAFLGFGFLQGTVAAKLANLTTNVASILVFGIHGEVLWIIGGCMAVANLTGGYIGARMAMRHGNEFIRVVFLVVIGILAVKLAWDTVVQWT is encoded by the coding sequence ATGCCTCAGTCGCTCGCGGGTCTGGCCGCGTCCCCGGCCCTCGGAATCTCCCTGTGGGTCCTCGTCTCGCTCGTGCTGGCGGCGTTCGTCGCGGGCTGGGTCGACTCGGTGGTCGGCGGGGGCGGGCTCATCCAGCTCCCGGCGCTCGTCATCGCGCTGCCCGCGGACGCCTCGACCCCCGAGATCCTCGGAACCAACAAGCTCTCCTCGGTCGCGGGGACGCTGGTCGCCTCCCTCACCTACCTCCGCAAGATCAGGGTGCCGGTCGGGATGGTGCTCCCGCTCGTGGTGGCCGCGTTCGCGGGATCAGCCGCGGGCTCCTCGGTGGCCCGGTTCATCCCCAGGGACCTGCTCACGCCCGTCGTGCTGGTGGCGGTGGTCGCCGTCGGTGCCTACACCTGGTTCCGCCCCACCATGGGGCGCACCCACGAGGACCGGTACACGGGCTGGGCGCGGACCTGGCGCTCGGCGCTGATCGGTGTGCTGATCGGGTTCTACGACGGGGTGCTGGGCCCGGGCACCGGGTCCTTCTTCGTGATCGCGATAGTCGCGTTCCTGGGCTTCGGCTTCCTCCAGGGCACCGTGGCGGCCAAGCTCGCCAACCTCACCACCAACGTCGCCTCGATCCTGGTGTTCGGCATCCACGGCGAGGTGCTGTGGATCATCGGTGGCTGTATGGCGGTGGCCAACCTCACCGGTGGCTACATCGGCGCGCGGATGGCGATGCGGCACGGCAACGAGTTCATCCGCGTGGTGTTCCTGGTGGTCATCGGCATCCTGGCGGTCAAGCTGGCGTGGGACACGGTGGTCCAGTGGACGTGA
- the holA gene encoding DNA polymerase III subunit delta yields MAPGSAPATLHLVLGEDEFLTERATSGVVAAVRAAAPEGEDPPVVSRLGGPEVGAPQLFELLSPSLFGEARIVVITGAAELGKDAQAAVMGAAVDLPDQTVMVVQHTGGGRAKTLVPDLRKAGAQEHAAGKLSRHMDVVGFVRSEFRGLDVRVAPEACEALVEAVGTDLRQLASACGQLVADTGGKVDVEAVRRYHSGVVGVSGFTVAERAVTGDVAGAIEALEWAMHTGVPHVVLADALADAVNSIAMVGTQRGTPPAELARQGLPPWKVKKVTAQTRYWSIDTLGSALQVVARLNGEVKGQAEDTSYALERAVREVGSLAGAT; encoded by the coding sequence ATGGCACCAGGCTCTGCACCCGCCACCCTGCATCTCGTCCTGGGCGAGGACGAGTTCCTCACCGAGCGCGCCACCTCCGGGGTCGTGGCGGCCGTGCGGGCCGCGGCACCCGAGGGGGAGGATCCGCCCGTGGTCTCCCGCCTGGGTGGGCCGGAGGTCGGTGCGCCCCAGCTGTTCGAGCTGCTCTCGCCGTCCCTGTTCGGCGAGGCCCGGATCGTGGTGATCACGGGGGCTGCCGAACTGGGCAAGGACGCCCAGGCGGCGGTGATGGGGGCCGCCGTCGACCTGCCGGACCAGACGGTCATGGTGGTCCAGCACACGGGCGGGGGCCGGGCCAAGACGCTCGTGCCGGATCTGCGTAAGGCCGGTGCGCAGGAGCATGCGGCCGGCAAGCTCTCCCGCCACATGGACGTGGTGGGGTTCGTGCGCTCGGAGTTCCGGGGCCTCGATGTCCGGGTGGCCCCGGAGGCGTGTGAGGCCCTGGTCGAGGCGGTGGGCACGGACCTGCGACAGCTGGCGTCGGCGTGCGGCCAGCTGGTGGCCGACACCGGGGGCAAGGTGGATGTCGAAGCGGTGCGCCGCTACCACTCCGGTGTGGTGGGAGTGAGCGGATTCACCGTGGCCGAGCGCGCGGTCACCGGGGATGTGGCCGGCGCCATCGAGGCGCTCGAATGGGCCATGCACACGGGGGTTCCGCACGTCGTTTTGGCGGACGCCCTCGCGGACGCCGTGAACTCGATCGCCATGGTGGGTACGCAGCGGGGCACCCCGCCTGCCGAACTGGCCCGGCAGGGCCTGCCTCCGTGGAAGGTAAAGAAGGTCACCGCGCAGACACGGTACTGGTCCATCGACACCCTCGGGAGCGCCCTCCAGGTGGTCGCCCGCCTGAACGGCGAGGTCAAGGGGCAGGCCGAAGATACCTCCTACGCACTCGAGCGGGCGGTGCGCGAGGTGGGATCACTGGCGGGTGCCACGTAG
- a CDS encoding ComEC/Rec2 family competence protein — protein MNGTGPAGGTGPADGAEPDHGTGRADGTGRGPTPPGRAPAARDLRLVVPTLALFVTTAATLGMRPAAAVALGVVLLVAAAIAVLWSGAVGADDRVDRTALGVLAMACALGAVGAGVQAARTHALAAHPLVPLVDTRTGVEGVVTGFDGPVRSGGVMVPFRVEATGSGESVRAAELDVVVLAREGWRGLPPGTRVRASVVVLEPRSPGDPPALRALTPPRVTGEPGPAGRAPAAVRERLRVVSGRALEGEAAGLLPSFVLGDEGGVSTETRDEFRASGLAHLAAVSGANTTYVVGAVLLSAAALGAGRRGRIVAAGAALAGFVTVVGPEPAVLRAAGTGVIGLAALSSHRTGRPLAALAGVVLLVAMLDPATATGAGFILSVTATAALVLAARPVAVRLRRPWMPATVADVLAVCVVAHLATLPVLVATGLESGPWALPANIAVAPVVPLVTVLGTAAAALGPVWQDGAVLLAAACAPALWWLETVADIAVALPGSPEIAPG, from the coding sequence GTGAACGGCACCGGCCCGGCCGGCGGGACCGGCCCGGCCGACGGCGCCGAACCAGACCACGGCACCGGTCGGGCCGACGGCACCGGCCGCGGCCCGACTCCACCGGGGCGGGCCCCCGCCGCGCGGGACCTCCGGTTGGTGGTGCCGACGCTCGCGCTGTTCGTCACGACCGCGGCCACCCTGGGGATGCGGCCGGCGGCGGCCGTGGCACTCGGGGTCGTCCTGCTCGTCGCAGCGGCGATCGCGGTGCTCTGGTCGGGGGCCGTGGGCGCGGATGACCGGGTGGACCGCACGGCGCTGGGGGTCCTCGCGATGGCGTGCGCGCTCGGGGCGGTCGGCGCCGGGGTCCAGGCGGCGCGGACGCATGCCCTCGCCGCACATCCGTTGGTCCCGCTGGTGGACACCCGCACCGGTGTCGAGGGCGTGGTGACGGGATTCGACGGCCCGGTCCGCAGTGGGGGAGTGATGGTCCCGTTCCGTGTCGAGGCCACCGGGTCGGGGGAGTCGGTGCGAGCGGCCGAGCTCGATGTGGTGGTCCTGGCCCGCGAGGGATGGCGTGGGCTACCGCCCGGGACGCGGGTGCGGGCCTCGGTGGTGGTGCTCGAGCCACGATCGCCCGGCGATCCGCCGGCACTGCGCGCTCTGACCCCTCCGCGGGTGACGGGCGAACCGGGCCCGGCCGGCCGGGCCCCGGCCGCGGTGCGCGAGCGGCTACGCGTGGTCTCGGGCCGGGCGCTCGAGGGAGAGGCGGCGGGGTTGCTCCCGTCCTTCGTGCTCGGCGATGAGGGCGGCGTGTCCACGGAGACGCGCGACGAGTTCCGGGCCTCGGGCCTGGCGCACCTCGCGGCGGTATCCGGGGCCAACACCACCTACGTGGTGGGGGCGGTACTCCTGTCCGCCGCGGCTCTGGGCGCCGGACGCCGCGGCCGCATCGTCGCCGCGGGGGCGGCGCTCGCCGGCTTCGTCACGGTGGTGGGGCCGGAGCCCGCGGTGCTCAGGGCGGCCGGCACCGGAGTCATCGGCCTCGCCGCTCTCAGCTCCCACCGGACCGGCCGCCCACTGGCGGCTCTGGCCGGCGTGGTGTTGCTGGTGGCGATGCTCGACCCCGCCACGGCCACCGGGGCAGGGTTCATCCTGTCGGTCACCGCGACCGCGGCGCTCGTCCTGGCCGCCAGACCGGTGGCTGTGCGTCTGCGTCGTCCGTGGATGCCCGCGACCGTCGCGGACGTATTGGCGGTCTGCGTGGTGGCGCACCTGGCCACCCTCCCGGTGCTGGTGGCCACCGGACTGGAGTCGGGACCGTGGGCGCTGCCCGCGAACATCGCGGTGGCCCCGGTGGTGCCGCTGGTGACGGTGCTCGGGACCGCCGCGGCGGCCCTGGGGCCGGTGTGGCAGGACGGGGCCGTCCTGCTCGCGGCGGCGTGCGCCCCGGCGCTGTGGTGGCTCGAGACGGTCGCGGACATCGCCGTGGCCCTGCCGGGTTCGCCGGAGATAGCGCCCGGGTGA
- the lepA gene encoding translation elongation factor 4, translating to MIEIPNFAETTFTDPARIRNFCIIAHIDHGKSTLADRMLQLTGVVEERLMRAQYLDRMDIERERGITIKAQNVRLPWVPRSGAHEGEEIVLHMIDTPGHVDFTYEVSRALEACEGAILLVDAAQGIEAQTLANLYLAMENDLEIIPVLNKIDLPAADPERFAEEISHIIGCEPDEVLRVSGKTGAGVEELLDKVCDVIPAPVGDHDAPARAMIFDSVYDTYRGVVTYVRVVDGSLRPREKVKMMSTGSTHEALEVGIISPEPKATKGLGPGEVGYLITGVKDVRQSKVGDTVTSARGGAEDPLAGYKEPNPMVFSGLYPIDGSDYPVLRDALDKLQLNDASLDYEPETSVALGFGFRCGFLGLLHMEITRDRLEREFNLDLISTAPNVVYRVVAEDGTEHQVTNPSYWPEGKHREIFEPIVKTTIIVPSEYVGTTMELCQSKRGEMKGMDYLSETRVELRYVMPMGEIIFDFFDSLKSRTKGYASMDYEEAGEQASDLVKVDILLQGEAVDAFSAIVHRDYAQAYGNKMTGKLKELIPRQQYEVPIQAAIGAKIISRENIRAIRKDVLSKCYGGDISRKRKLLEKQKEGKKRMKSIGRVDVPQEAFVAALSADSSADKK from the coding sequence GTGATCGAGATTCCCAACTTCGCAGAGACGACGTTCACCGATCCAGCCAGGATCAGGAACTTCTGCATCATCGCGCACATCGACCACGGCAAGTCGACGCTTGCCGACCGGATGCTGCAGCTGACCGGTGTGGTCGAGGAGAGGCTCATGCGAGCCCAGTACCTCGACCGCATGGACATCGAACGCGAACGCGGCATCACCATCAAGGCGCAGAACGTCCGCCTGCCGTGGGTGCCGCGCTCCGGTGCCCACGAGGGCGAGGAGATCGTGCTGCACATGATCGACACCCCGGGCCACGTGGACTTCACCTACGAGGTCTCCCGCGCGCTCGAGGCGTGTGAGGGGGCGATCCTCCTGGTGGACGCCGCGCAGGGCATCGAGGCGCAGACCCTGGCCAACCTGTACCTGGCCATGGAGAACGACCTCGAGATCATCCCGGTGCTCAACAAGATCGACCTGCCGGCGGCGGACCCGGAGCGGTTCGCCGAGGAGATCTCCCACATCATCGGCTGCGAGCCGGACGAGGTCCTGCGGGTCTCCGGCAAGACGGGCGCGGGCGTCGAGGAACTCCTGGACAAGGTGTGTGACGTGATCCCGGCGCCCGTGGGTGACCACGACGCCCCGGCGCGCGCGATGATCTTTGACTCGGTCTACGACACCTACCGCGGTGTCGTCACCTACGTGCGCGTCGTCGACGGTTCGCTCAGGCCGCGCGAGAAGGTCAAGATGATGTCGACGGGCTCCACCCACGAGGCGCTCGAGGTCGGGATCATCTCGCCCGAGCCCAAGGCCACCAAGGGGCTCGGCCCCGGCGAGGTCGGGTACCTCATCACCGGGGTCAAGGACGTCCGTCAGTCCAAGGTCGGCGACACGGTGACGAGTGCCCGGGGTGGCGCGGAGGACCCGCTGGCCGGGTACAAGGAACCCAACCCGATGGTGTTCTCGGGGCTGTACCCGATCGACGGATCCGACTACCCGGTGCTGCGCGACGCCCTGGACAAGCTCCAGCTCAACGACGCCTCGCTGGACTACGAACCGGAGACCTCGGTCGCGCTGGGCTTCGGCTTCCGCTGCGGTTTCCTGGGTCTGCTGCACATGGAGATCACCCGGGACCGGTTGGAGCGCGAGTTCAACCTCGACCTGATCTCCACCGCGCCGAACGTGGTGTACCGAGTGGTCGCGGAGGACGGCACCGAGCACCAGGTCACCAACCCGTCGTACTGGCCCGAGGGCAAGCATCGCGAGATCTTCGAGCCGATCGTCAAGACCACGATCATCGTGCCGAGTGAGTACGTGGGCACGACCATGGAGTTGTGTCAGTCCAAGCGCGGCGAGATGAAGGGCATGGACTACCTGTCCGAGACCCGCGTCGAGCTGCGGTACGTCATGCCTATGGGCGAGATCATCTTCGACTTCTTCGACTCGCTCAAGTCCCGCACCAAGGGCTACGCGTCGATGGACTACGAGGAGGCCGGCGAGCAGGCGTCCGACCTGGTCAAGGTCGACATCCTGTTGCAGGGCGAGGCCGTGGACGCGTTCTCCGCGATCGTGCACCGGGACTACGCGCAGGCCTACGGCAACAAGATGACGGGCAAGCTCAAGGAGCTGATCCCGCGCCAGCAGTACGAGGTGCCCATCCAGGCGGCGATCGGCGCGAAGATCATCTCCCGCGAGAACATCCGCGCCATCCGCAAGGACGTGCTCTCCAAGTGCTACGGCGGCGACATCAGCCGCAAGCGCAAGCTGCTCGAGAAGCAGAAGGAGGGCAAGAAGCGCATGAAGTCGATCGGTCGAGTGGACGTGCCCCAGGAGGCCTTCGTGGCCGCGCTGTCCGCGGACTCGAGCGCGGACAAGAAGTAG
- a CDS encoding type II toxin-antitoxin system PemK/MazF family toxin, with protein MAINWARMGRTAARMSRKYGPTVALEVRRRLEDRGISPAAPRDAVGAGRPTTSGTVPTSSRARTLSYAPDLDGHADPGEIVWTWVEFEEADGRGKDRPVLVVGRDGERLLGLQLSSQDKRDDDEGWLGLGSGPWDPEGRPSWVRLDRVLDVPEKGIRREGAICPRSTFEQVADRLRSDYGWR; from the coding sequence ATGGCGATCAACTGGGCCCGGATGGGTCGCACCGCGGCTCGGATGAGCCGCAAGTACGGACCGACGGTGGCTCTCGAGGTGCGTCGGCGCCTCGAGGATCGGGGGATCTCCCCCGCCGCGCCGCGTGACGCCGTCGGCGCGGGCCGGCCCACCACGTCCGGGACCGTGCCCACGTCGAGCCGCGCGAGGACCCTCTCCTACGCGCCCGACCTCGACGGTCACGCCGACCCCGGCGAGATCGTGTGGACCTGGGTGGAGTTCGAGGAGGCCGACGGACGCGGGAAGGACCGTCCGGTCCTGGTGGTGGGCCGCGACGGGGAACGTCTGCTCGGCCTGCAGCTCTCCTCACAGGACAAGCGGGACGACGACGAGGGGTGGCTGGGGCTCGGCAGCGGACCGTGGGACCCGGAGGGCCGACCGAGCTGGGTCCGCCTGGACCGGGTGCTGGACGTACCCGAGAAGGGGATCCGACGCGAGGGCGCCATCTGCCCCCGCTCGACGTTCGAGCAGGTCGCGGACCGCCTGCGCTCGGACTACGGCTGGCGCTGA
- a CDS encoding histidine phosphatase family protein, giving the protein MTRRLILLRHGQTHYNASLRMQGQLDTELSELGVQQAHAVGRALAYRRPWTILSSDLQRARETARALASEVGLDVRTDPRLRETDLGTWQGMSHSEVDELWPDARMRWRSTPRWSPPEGESRLDVARRTRQVVDELVDASPGWNEHPAVLVAHGGAIAALTAALIELPVDQYPIFNGLGNTCWVQLSAHPRPGSSWGGQPAAPEIGPTTDGAREVLWRLDQWNAGLTPPVVPS; this is encoded by the coding sequence GTGACCCGACGTCTCATCCTGCTGCGTCACGGCCAGACGCACTACAACGCCTCGCTGCGGATGCAGGGCCAGTTGGACACCGAGCTCAGTGAGCTCGGTGTCCAGCAGGCCCACGCGGTCGGTCGCGCCCTGGCGTACCGCCGACCGTGGACGATCCTCTCCTCCGATCTGCAGCGGGCACGCGAGACGGCTCGGGCGCTGGCCTCGGAAGTCGGACTCGACGTGCGGACCGATCCGCGCCTGCGGGAGACCGACCTGGGCACCTGGCAGGGGATGAGCCATTCCGAGGTCGACGAGCTGTGGCCCGACGCGAGGATGCGGTGGCGCAGTACACCCCGGTGGTCACCGCCGGAGGGGGAGAGCCGTCTCGACGTGGCCCGGCGTACCCGCCAGGTGGTCGACGAGCTCGTGGACGCCTCGCCCGGGTGGAACGAGCACCCGGCCGTCCTCGTGGCCCACGGGGGAGCGATCGCCGCACTCACCGCGGCTCTGATCGAGCTGCCGGTCGATCAGTACCCGATCTTCAACGGTCTCGGGAACACCTGCTGGGTGCAGCTGTCCGCCCACCCCCGTCCCGGTTCCTCCTGGGGTGGACAGCCCGCGGCGCCGGAGATCGGGCCGACGACCGACGGTGCCCGCGAGGTGCTGTGGCGACTCGACCAGTGGAACGCCGGTCTCACGCCCCCGGTGGTCCCGTCATGA
- a CDS encoding EthD domain-containing protein, which produces MDMIFAVVWSDDPERAVPDGAALRSEIARAVDGPLADLEVTEYVVNVRDDAVAGAMIDVQVTPLPVLAAVRARVPAASGTACADLLDAVRGLGPVSAWSVTESEPLPAPGPGEDGRCPGMTNLAFLRRPGRMDRDEWLRIWLEEHTPVAIETQSTTGYTQHVVVRALTEGAPEIAGIVEEVFPIEATRDLGVFFDSRGSDERMSANIQAMTASTARFLDDGAVDAIPTGRYVMRIPGPRV; this is translated from the coding sequence ATGGACATGATCTTCGCGGTGGTGTGGTCGGACGACCCGGAACGGGCCGTGCCCGACGGGGCCGCGTTGCGGTCGGAGATCGCCCGGGCGGTCGACGGCCCGCTCGCGGACCTGGAGGTGACCGAGTACGTGGTGAACGTCCGTGACGACGCGGTGGCGGGCGCGATGATCGACGTGCAGGTGACCCCGCTGCCGGTCCTCGCGGCCGTCCGCGCACGGGTGCCGGCGGCCTCGGGCACGGCGTGCGCCGACCTTCTCGACGCCGTGCGCGGACTCGGCCCGGTCTCCGCGTGGTCGGTGACCGAATCGGAGCCGCTACCCGCCCCGGGCCCGGGGGAGGACGGAAGGTGCCCCGGGATGACCAACCTGGCCTTCCTGCGACGGCCCGGGCGGATGGACCGCGACGAGTGGCTGCGCATCTGGCTCGAGGAGCACACGCCGGTGGCGATCGAGACACAGTCCACCACCGGGTACACCCAGCACGTGGTGGTCCGCGCACTGACCGAGGGCGCGCCGGAGATCGCGGGGATCGTCGAGGAGGTGTTCCCGATCGAGGCCACCCGAGACCTCGGGGTGTTCTTCGACTCCCGGGGCAGCGACGAGCGGATGAGTGCCAACATCCAGGCCATGACCGCCTCGACCGCCCGGTTCCTGGACGACGGCGCGGTCGATGCGATCCCCACGGGCCGGTACGTGATGCGTATCCCGGGTCCGCGCGTGTGA
- a CDS encoding ComEA family DNA-binding protein encodes MFPDTRTRPADSGDPAREAALHRLSSVTAPVGPASAPWSDADPDGRRPERVPPADPDPAAWADPPWWRRIRWAPDRVAGIALVVLVLGLGGFSVHRLLAAVPEGSPVPDLPLATPGVTVPADGSSGPGAAEVPGTPEVAAPDEPVVVSVVGLVGRSGLVTVTPGARVADALDSAGGVLDGGDRDGLNLARKVVDGEQILVGLAPGPDGPRGPRSGIVGADDAPVDGGPAPGAGVGAGEGAAPGAAAGGGLVDLNTADATTLETLPGVGPVTASSILAWRAANGAFASIDQLAEVDGIGPVTLARLRPLVTV; translated from the coding sequence ATGTTCCCCGACACCCGGACTCGTCCCGCGGATTCCGGTGATCCTGCTCGCGAGGCTGCGCTGCACCGGCTCTCGAGTGTGACCGCGCCGGTGGGTCCGGCCTCCGCTCCCTGGTCCGACGCGGATCCGGACGGCAGGCGACCCGAGCGGGTGCCGCCCGCGGACCCGGATCCGGCGGCGTGGGCCGACCCGCCGTGGTGGCGCCGGATCCGGTGGGCCCCGGACAGGGTCGCCGGCATCGCTCTGGTCGTGCTCGTGTTGGGACTCGGCGGGTTCTCCGTCCATCGCCTCCTGGCCGCGGTGCCCGAGGGATCGCCGGTACCGGATCTCCCGTTGGCCACTCCGGGGGTGACGGTCCCCGCAGACGGTTCGTCCGGCCCGGGGGCTGCGGAGGTCCCGGGCACGCCCGAGGTGGCGGCGCCCGACGAGCCGGTCGTCGTCTCGGTGGTCGGCCTCGTCGGACGTAGCGGGCTGGTCACGGTGACCCCGGGTGCGCGGGTCGCCGACGCCCTGGACAGCGCTGGCGGTGTCCTTGACGGCGGCGACCGCGACGGCCTCAACCTGGCGCGCAAGGTGGTCGACGGCGAGCAGATCCTCGTGGGCCTGGCCCCGGGACCCGACGGTCCCCGCGGTCCACGCAGTGGGATCGTCGGCGCAGACGACGCGCCGGTGGACGGCGGGCCCGCGCCCGGGGCAGGTGTCGGTGCCGGGGAGGGTGCCGCACCCGGGGCGGCGGCGGGCGGGGGTCTGGTCGACCTCAACACCGCGGATGCCACCACCCTCGAGACGTTGCCCGGGGTGGGCCCGGTGACCGCCTCGTCGATCCTTGCGTGGCGGGCCGCCAACGGTGCGTTCGCGAGCATCGATCAGCTGGCGGAGGTGGACGGCATCGGTCCGGTGACGCTGGCCCGACTCCGGCCCCTGGTCACGGTGTGA
- the rsfS gene encoding ribosome silencing factor → MTASPEALEMAGVAARAADEKLATDIVVIDVSGQLIITDCFVLASAETERQVNAVVDEIEDKLREAGHKPLRREGTREGRWALLDYNEVVVHVQHVDERDYYSLDRLWKDCPVVEIEGVEAAGRPDAATSSADDSLAPEEPQRDQGL, encoded by the coding sequence GTGACAGCTAGCCCCGAGGCCCTGGAGATGGCGGGCGTCGCCGCCCGCGCCGCAGACGAGAAGCTGGCCACGGACATCGTCGTGATCGACGTCTCCGGCCAACTCATCATCACCGACTGCTTCGTCCTGGCGTCGGCCGAGACCGAACGCCAGGTCAACGCGGTCGTCGACGAGATCGAGGACAAGCTCCGCGAGGCGGGGCACAAGCCGCTGCGTCGGGAGGGGACGCGTGAGGGGCGCTGGGCGCTGCTCGACTACAACGAGGTGGTGGTCCACGTCCAGCACGTCGACGAGCGCGACTACTACTCGCTCGACCGTCTCTGGAAGGACTGCCCGGTCGTGGAGATCGAGGGTGTCGAGGCCGCGGGTCGGCCCGACGCCGCGACCAGCAGCGCCGACGATTCGCTCGCCCCGGAGGAGCCGCAGCGGGACCAGGGGCTCTGA